Proteins from one Natrinema salinisoli genomic window:
- a CDS encoding VOC family protein has product MSQSPALPDETRPGRSALRVADAAATIDFYRDVVGLRVRNRDGTRVTLGTGERPLLVLLVDPTAEPRDERETGLYHNAFRVPSRGALGAALERVREEWTLDGASDHGVSEALYCTDPEGNGVEIYRDRPRDAWPRTDDGSVRAAGAPLDLEALAAAADDGAGSNGSQLAPDETTLGHIHLEVSSLDAARSFYAERLGFDVSMSFAPGVCFFAAGGYHHHIGVNTWNQRSTPGDGLGLAWVEFVVPDADAIDAIRERFDDGVASVTAIDGGIEITDPDGIRIRMRPAE; this is encoded by the coding sequence ATGAGCCAATCTCCGGCGCTCCCGGACGAGACTCGCCCCGGTCGGAGCGCGCTTCGCGTCGCCGACGCCGCGGCGACGATCGACTTCTATCGCGACGTCGTCGGCCTCCGCGTCCGGAATCGAGACGGGACGAGAGTGACACTCGGCACCGGCGAGCGACCGCTTCTCGTGTTGCTCGTGGATCCGACCGCCGAGCCGCGCGACGAGCGGGAGACCGGACTCTACCACAACGCGTTCAGGGTCCCCTCCCGCGGGGCGCTGGGGGCCGCACTCGAGCGCGTTCGCGAGGAGTGGACGCTCGACGGCGCTTCCGATCACGGCGTCAGCGAGGCGCTGTACTGTACCGACCCCGAGGGAAACGGCGTCGAGATCTACCGCGACCGACCCCGAGACGCGTGGCCGCGCACCGACGATGGCTCCGTTCGCGCGGCCGGCGCGCCGCTCGACCTCGAGGCGCTCGCGGCTGCGGCCGACGACGGGGCGGGCTCGAACGGCTCGCAACTGGCACCCGACGAAACGACGCTCGGTCATATCCACCTCGAGGTGTCCTCGCTCGACGCGGCCCGATCGTTCTACGCGGAGCGGCTGGGATTCGACGTGTCGATGTCGTTCGCGCCCGGCGTGTGCTTTTTCGCGGCGGGGGGCTACCACCACCACATCGGGGTGAACACGTGGAACCAGCGGTCGACGCCGGGCGACGGACTGGGACTGGCGTGGGTCGAATTCGTCGTTCCGGACGCGGACGCGATCGATGCGATCCGAGAGCGCTTCGACGACGGTGTCGCGTCGGTCACCGCGATCGACGGCGGCATCGAGATCACGGATCCGGACGGCATCCGGATTCGAATGCGGCCGGCGGAGTGA
- a CDS encoding LLM class flavin-dependent oxidoreductase: MDLSIVDLAPVPAGGSATEAYENTVELAQLADELGYSRFWAAEHHGMADSIASTTPEVLIARLAAETDEIRVGSGTVLLNHYRPFKVAETFSSLDALAPGRVDLGLGRATGIPAADRALGTDRQKRNPDADHAEKIEAVVNHLYDGFPDDHAYADLRLPRSEDDVPEVWVLGSSPSSAEVAGELGLRYCFAGFIRPTLAERAFETYRENFDPSPLGAGPDEPTGMLAMNVACADTDDDAARLRATAEASYQRMQRGVVGSPPSVEAAIEELSGVPDPTPNPLPDDDWPRSISGSPETVAELLEQLTDRVGVDDVIVQNIIADHDDVLRSHELLADGVGICRSH, encoded by the coding sequence ATGGATCTCTCGATCGTCGATCTCGCTCCCGTGCCGGCGGGCGGGAGCGCGACCGAAGCGTACGAGAATACGGTCGAACTCGCGCAACTGGCCGACGAACTCGGCTATTCGCGGTTCTGGGCGGCCGAGCACCACGGGATGGCCGACTCGATCGCGAGCACGACCCCGGAAGTCCTGATCGCGCGCCTCGCGGCCGAAACCGACGAGATACGGGTCGGCTCCGGGACGGTCCTTCTCAACCACTACCGCCCGTTCAAGGTCGCGGAGACGTTCAGTTCCCTCGACGCGCTGGCACCGGGCCGCGTCGATCTCGGCCTCGGTCGGGCGACAGGAATTCCAGCCGCCGACCGCGCGCTGGGAACCGACCGGCAAAAGCGAAATCCCGACGCGGACCACGCCGAGAAGATCGAGGCCGTCGTGAACCACCTCTACGACGGGTTCCCGGACGATCACGCCTACGCCGACCTCCGGCTCCCCCGCTCCGAGGACGACGTTCCGGAAGTGTGGGTCCTCGGCTCGAGCCCCTCGAGCGCGGAAGTCGCCGGTGAACTGGGCCTGCGGTACTGTTTCGCCGGGTTCATCCGGCCGACCCTCGCCGAGCGCGCGTTCGAGACCTATCGCGAGAACTTCGACCCGTCGCCACTCGGCGCCGGCCCGGACGAACCGACCGGCATGCTCGCCATGAACGTCGCCTGCGCCGATACCGACGACGACGCGGCCAGGTTGCGAGCGACCGCCGAGGCGTCCTACCAGCGGATGCAACGCGGCGTCGTCGGCTCGCCCCCGTCTGTCGAGGCGGCAATCGAGGAACTCAGCGGCGTCCCGGATCCCACGCCGAACCCCCTTCCCGATGACGACTGGCCGCGTTCGATTTCGGGGAGCCCCGAGACGGTGGCCGAACTGCTCGAGCAACTTACCGACCGGGTCGGCGTCGACGACGTGATCGTACAGAACATCATCGCCGACCACGACGACGTGCTCCGCTCTCACGAACTGCTCGCGGACGGCGTCGGGATCTGTCGTAGCCACTGA
- a CDS encoding ubiquitin-like small modifier protein 1, with the protein MEIDLRFFATFREAVGQKERTRTVDDDATVGDVLTALEAEYDGLAGQLVENGTIRPQLSVLKNGRNVVHMEGVDTSLESGDVVSVFPPVAGG; encoded by the coding sequence ATGGAAATCGATCTCCGATTCTTCGCTACCTTCCGTGAGGCCGTCGGCCAGAAAGAGCGAACGCGAACCGTCGACGACGACGCGACCGTCGGCGACGTTCTCACCGCCCTCGAAGCCGAGTACGACGGGCTCGCGGGACAGTTAGTCGAGAACGGGACGATCCGACCGCAGCTGAGCGTGCTGAAGAACGGCCGTAACGTGGTCCACATGGAGGGAGTCGATACGTCGCTGGAATCGGGCGACGTGGTGTCAGTATTCCCGCCAGTCGCCGGTGGATAA
- a CDS encoding response regulator, with protein MSEPETFQTEPAQILLVEDNPGDVRLTREAFKAGRIENDLHVVSNGTEALAFLSQQGEYADVPRPDLVLLDLNLPGKDGQDVLEELKADPSLRSIPVIVLTSSRAEEDVVTSYDLHANAYLTKPVDPDEFIETVRAFEKFWFSVVRLPPEADNV; from the coding sequence ATGAGTGAGCCAGAGACTTTCCAGACCGAGCCGGCACAGATTCTGCTCGTCGAGGACAACCCCGGCGACGTTCGCCTGACCAGAGAGGCGTTCAAAGCGGGGCGGATCGAGAACGACCTCCACGTCGTCTCCAACGGCACGGAGGCGCTGGCGTTCCTCTCCCAGCAGGGGGAGTACGCCGACGTCCCGCGGCCGGATCTCGTCTTGCTGGACCTCAACCTGCCGGGTAAGGACGGTCAGGACGTCCTCGAGGAACTGAAGGCCGATCCGTCGCTGCGATCGATTCCGGTGATCGTGTTGACGAGCTCGCGGGCGGAGGAAGACGTCGTCACGTCGTACGACCTTCATGCGAACGCGTACCTCACGAAGCCGGTCGATCCCGACGAGTTCATCGAAACCGTTCGCGCCTTCGAGAAGTTCTGGTTTTCGGTCGTGCGACTGCCGCCGGAGGCGGATAACGTATGA
- the dpsA gene encoding DNA starvation/stationary phase protection protein DpsA, whose product MNTQKTVQQEAGTVEENALRLEPEKAEQIVEALNRDLADAYVLYHQLHKHHWNVEGAEFLDVHVFLQEVYEDVEAAADEVAERLQALGGVPHASMTTLAENATVEPEDEDVYDIRTSLANDLEMMGDIIESYREHIELAQGLGDHATAQMLREQLETIEEHTHHIEHYLEDDTLVLESATN is encoded by the coding sequence ATGAACACGCAGAAGACCGTCCAACAGGAAGCCGGTACCGTCGAGGAGAACGCGCTACGACTCGAGCCCGAGAAGGCGGAACAGATCGTCGAGGCACTGAACAGGGACCTCGCGGACGCGTACGTTCTCTACCACCAGCTTCACAAGCACCACTGGAACGTCGAAGGTGCGGAGTTCCTCGACGTTCACGTCTTCCTCCAGGAGGTCTACGAGGACGTCGAGGCGGCGGCCGACGAGGTCGCCGAACGACTGCAGGCCCTCGGCGGCGTCCCCCACGCGAGCATGACGACGCTCGCCGAGAACGCGACCGTCGAGCCCGAGGACGAGGACGTATACGACATCCGAACCTCGCTCGCGAACGACCTCGAGATGATGGGCGACATCATCGAGAGCTACCGCGAACACATCGAACTCGCACAGGGCCTGGGCGATCACGCGACCGCCCAGATGCTCCGCGAGCAACTCGAGACCATCGAGGAACACACCCACCACATCGAGCACTACCTCGAAGACGACACGCTCGTCCTCGAGTCGGCGACGAACTGA
- a CDS encoding Cdc6/Cdc18 family protein has protein sequence MIVDGRVLREDFVPSEVVHRHDEVTLLSETLEPLVYGGRPDPAFLFGPTGVGKTCIARYTLAQLCEQEPTVRVAYVNCWQEYTRFRVLYSVLEAVDRAVDVHRSTPKDELFERLSRMDDQPIVVILDEVDQLEETAALYDLHRLPHVSPVLIANREVELFASFDDRVRSRLHAGTRVRFDRYGTDELTAILAERASKALEPESIGNSQLRTIADAASGDARVGIGILRSAARRADREGAESITEETLEAAIPDARTAIRRKTIDGLIEHQRVLYDVIDEAGEIEPGDLYAEYERRVEEPKTHRTLRNYLTKMVHYDLIEAVGERRGRTYRLVDGPGEDDGEQ, from the coding sequence GTGATCGTCGACGGCCGCGTCCTGCGCGAGGATTTCGTGCCCAGCGAGGTGGTTCACCGCCACGACGAGGTGACCCTCCTCTCGGAGACCCTCGAGCCGCTGGTGTACGGCGGACGGCCGGATCCGGCCTTCCTGTTCGGGCCGACGGGCGTCGGGAAGACCTGCATCGCTCGCTACACGCTCGCCCAGCTGTGCGAACAGGAGCCGACGGTTCGGGTGGCGTACGTCAACTGCTGGCAGGAGTACACGCGGTTTCGCGTGCTCTACAGCGTCCTCGAGGCGGTCGACCGAGCGGTCGACGTCCACCGGTCGACGCCGAAAGACGAACTGTTCGAACGGCTCTCCCGGATGGACGACCAGCCGATCGTCGTCATCTTGGACGAGGTCGACCAGTTGGAGGAGACGGCCGCGCTGTACGACCTCCATCGGCTGCCCCACGTCTCGCCCGTGTTGATCGCCAACCGCGAGGTGGAGCTGTTCGCGAGTTTCGACGATCGGGTGCGCTCGCGGCTCCACGCCGGGACTCGCGTCCGGTTCGACCGCTACGGCACCGACGAACTCACCGCGATCCTGGCGGAACGGGCGTCGAAGGCGCTCGAGCCGGAGTCGATCGGTAACTCGCAACTGCGAACGATCGCCGACGCCGCGTCGGGAGACGCCCGCGTCGGAATCGGCATCCTCCGGTCGGCCGCCCGCCGCGCGGATCGGGAGGGGGCGGAGTCGATCACGGAGGAGACGCTCGAGGCGGCGATCCCCGACGCGCGGACGGCGATCCGCCGGAAGACCATCGACGGGCTGATCGAACACCAGCGGGTGCTGTACGACGTGATCGACGAGGCCGGCGAGATCGAACCCGGCGACCTCTACGCGGAGTACGAGCGGCGGGTCGAGGAGCCGAAGACCCACCGGACCCTGCGAAACTACTTGACGAAGATGGTTCACTACGACCTGATCGAGGCCGTCGGCGAACGCCGGGGACGGACCTACCGGCTCGTCGACGGGCCCGGTGAGGACGACGGCGAGCAATAA
- a CDS encoding HdeD family acid-resistance protein: MNSISANTAHAEGYALENEWRPLAIAGGIVGLIGLLAMAAPTVTGLSVSLALGLLLVVGGFVHGAHAFTARGWRGSIWQTALAIVSVLAGLAVLAAPAVALVTLTLALVVYLVVDGLVELATAMRMPGSAARTSIAVSGVVAIALAGLLWVGFPATAAWAIGLLVGANLLVTGLSMVAIAVAARPIDDVTPPATEPRGA, encoded by the coding sequence ATGAACAGCATTTCTGCAAACACTGCACACGCCGAGGGCTACGCTCTCGAGAACGAATGGCGACCCCTCGCGATCGCGGGCGGGATCGTCGGGCTAATTGGGCTACTGGCGATGGCCGCGCCGACGGTCACCGGACTGTCGGTATCGCTCGCGCTGGGACTGCTCCTCGTCGTGGGCGGATTCGTCCACGGCGCGCACGCGTTCACCGCGCGCGGCTGGCGCGGGTCGATCTGGCAGACGGCACTCGCGATCGTCTCGGTGCTCGCCGGACTGGCCGTCCTCGCGGCACCCGCCGTCGCGCTCGTCACGTTGACGCTGGCGCTCGTAGTGTACCTGGTCGTCGACGGTCTCGTCGAACTCGCGACGGCGATGCGGATGCCCGGGTCGGCCGCCCGAACGTCGATCGCCGTCAGCGGCGTCGTCGCGATCGCCCTCGCCGGACTCCTCTGGGTCGGCTTTCCGGCGACCGCGGCCTGGGCGATCGGCCTTCTGGTCGGCGCGAACCTGCTCGTGACCGGTCTCTCGATGGTGGCCATCGCCGTAGCCGCCCGACCGATCGACGACGTGACGCCGCCCGCGACCGAACCCCGCGGCGCGTGA
- a CDS encoding metal-dependent transcriptional regulator, giving the protein MTDASQYLLVCYLAAEDGEESVSPGYVADELDRSPAVATETLQRLEGQGYLTYEPYDGATLTASGRETAAELYETYAVLSTFFRDVLELEDPEREAMALAGSVSSLVTERVAETLLEAEDADSVDVPARASTTENC; this is encoded by the coding sequence ATGACGGACGCCTCCCAGTACCTGCTCGTCTGCTATCTCGCCGCGGAAGACGGTGAGGAATCGGTTTCCCCGGGATACGTCGCGGACGAGCTCGACCGGTCGCCGGCGGTCGCGACGGAAACCCTCCAGCGACTCGAGGGGCAGGGCTATCTCACCTACGAACCGTACGACGGGGCGACGCTCACCGCGTCCGGACGGGAGACGGCCGCCGAGCTCTACGAGACCTACGCCGTCCTGTCGACCTTCTTTCGCGACGTCCTCGAACTCGAGGACCCGGAGCGGGAGGCGATGGCGCTCGCGGGGAGCGTCAGCTCCCTCGTCACCGAGCGGGTCGCCGAAACGCTCCTGGAGGCCGAGGACGCCGACTCCGTCGACGTCCCGGCCCGAGCGTCGACGACCGAGAACTGCTAA
- a CDS encoding GNAT family N-acetyltransferase, translating to MRTHPIGSFETDLQRRVYEYVERNGAVTPAELARSIEVDGGRAHSKPARSGTYTETVAPAPDDLRSCIETLQTEGYLTEVDGKLRIALSATTTDLACADGTVTIRPAHEEDRDGIVETMRTVADDGTYVVAANVATELEREPALVRANEERSRVFFVAELGEEPADAEPDGAETGDDLSMADRDIVGWVHVDAPELPSLRHTAEITVGVDPEYRRQGVGSSLLEYGCEWATDAGYQKLYQNLPATNEAAIEFLEENGWQREGEHEGQYCLDGEFVDEIMLATWP from the coding sequence ATGCGTACGCACCCAATCGGGTCGTTCGAAACCGATCTACAGCGCCGCGTCTACGAATACGTCGAGCGTAACGGGGCCGTCACGCCGGCCGAACTGGCGCGGTCGATCGAGGTCGACGGCGGTCGCGCCCACTCGAAGCCCGCCCGATCGGGAACGTACACTGAAACGGTCGCGCCCGCGCCGGACGACCTCCGGTCGTGCATCGAGACGCTGCAGACGGAGGGGTACCTGACAGAGGTCGACGGCAAACTCCGGATCGCGCTCTCGGCGACGACGACCGACCTCGCATGCGCCGACGGCACCGTCACGATCCGGCCGGCCCACGAGGAAGACCGGGACGGTATCGTCGAGACGATGCGGACGGTGGCCGACGACGGGACGTACGTCGTCGCTGCAAACGTCGCGACGGAACTCGAGCGCGAGCCGGCACTCGTCCGGGCCAACGAAGAGCGGTCGCGGGTCTTCTTCGTCGCGGAACTCGGCGAGGAACCGGCCGACGCCGAACCGGACGGCGCGGAAACGGGTGACGACCTATCGATGGCGGACCGCGATATCGTCGGCTGGGTCCACGTCGACGCACCGGAACTCCCGTCGCTCCGTCACACGGCCGAGATCACCGTCGGCGTCGACCCCGAATATCGGCGACAGGGCGTCGGGTCGTCGCTGCTCGAGTACGGGTGCGAGTGGGCGACGGACGCGGGCTATCAGAAGCTCTATCAGAACCTGCCCGCGACCAACGAAGCGGCGATCGAGTTCCTCGAGGAGAACGGCTGGCAGCGCGAGGGCGAACACGAGGGACAGTACTGTCTCGACGGCGAGTTCGTCGACGAGATCATGCTGGCGACGTGGCCCTAG
- a CDS encoding type B DNA-directed DNA polymerase has protein sequence MSPYAFEFDDGSVRQWRLTESGAESTTVTDYAPSLFVAGPDDALSELDERLASDPKVATMEREQWATSLHEAHAGERSQVLRADLERVGEVRTLAREIRGVHERETRAPGTFRLFDVDLAPGFRYCLDRGLDPTPDRDLRTLRLGLDDAALADGDVSALELGGEPVDGDEQQTLRMLDHRLERRNPDVLVVSHADLVPLLERRAESLGLEGFHLGRQPGWTQLASENTYASYGRVGHSPARYRVPGRAIIDASNSFLWHQSGLAGIRYMVERTGRPLQEAAWGSIGTLLTSRQIRLARRERGVLAPWNKWEPERFADVETLHAADRGGFTFAPEVGFHEDVHEIDFASLYPRIICEHDVSPETVGCDCRVSNDGGHRVPELEYDSCGVDAFLPAVLEPLISDRAAIKQRLEGDLPDDEAARLRAESGAIKWVLVSCFGYQGYRNAKFGRIECHEAINAYAREIALTAKRRLEDAGWRIVHGIVDSLWVTPRVDDPDPLSDVIGEVSDTVGIPLEHDGSYEWVCFVPLRDSIEAADGGDTPGSAAPSAGALTKYFGKRTGGEYKFRGIELRQRSTPAFIAESQRAFVEALDRERDPEAVCDVLGRRLTDLREGAVEPADLEITKRVSKRLADYSQRTHTTAALRRYERRGIDRHPGQSVEYVVTDDDARGPERVRLGLEEPRTYDADYYATLLVRACESVVSPLGWDERRIRRSLRDGRTVRLSTFVE, from the coding sequence ATGAGCCCCTATGCGTTCGAGTTCGATGATGGGAGCGTCCGACAGTGGCGACTGACCGAGAGCGGTGCCGAGTCCACGACCGTGACGGACTACGCGCCGTCGCTGTTCGTCGCCGGGCCGGACGACGCGCTCTCGGAGCTGGACGAGCGCCTCGCGTCCGATCCGAAAGTCGCCACAATGGAGCGCGAGCAGTGGGCGACGAGCCTCCACGAGGCCCACGCGGGCGAGCGGAGTCAGGTCCTGCGCGCCGACCTCGAGCGCGTCGGCGAGGTCCGAACGCTGGCCCGGGAAATCCGGGGCGTCCACGAGCGCGAGACGCGGGCTCCGGGAACGTTCCGCCTGTTCGACGTGGACCTCGCGCCGGGGTTTCGGTACTGTCTCGACCGCGGGCTCGATCCCACGCCGGACCGCGATCTGCGAACGCTTCGGCTCGGCCTCGACGACGCGGCGCTGGCCGACGGCGACGTCTCGGCGCTGGAGCTGGGTGGTGAGCCCGTCGACGGTGACGAACAGCAGACGCTCCGGATGCTCGACCATCGTCTCGAGCGCCGGAATCCGGACGTCCTCGTCGTGAGCCACGCCGATCTCGTCCCGCTGCTCGAGCGCCGGGCCGAGTCGCTGGGGCTCGAGGGGTTTCATCTGGGCCGGCAGCCGGGATGGACCCAGCTGGCGAGCGAGAACACGTACGCGAGCTACGGGCGGGTGGGTCACTCGCCGGCGCGGTATCGAGTTCCCGGGCGGGCGATCATCGACGCGTCGAACAGCTTCCTCTGGCACCAGTCGGGGCTGGCGGGGATTCGATACATGGTCGAGCGGACCGGCCGCCCGCTGCAGGAGGCCGCGTGGGGGAGCATCGGCACGCTGCTGACCTCGCGACAGATTCGGCTGGCCCGCCGGGAGCGGGGCGTGCTCGCGCCGTGGAACAAGTGGGAGCCGGAGCGATTCGCGGATGTCGAGACGTTGCACGCGGCCGATCGGGGCGGGTTCACGTTCGCACCCGAGGTCGGGTTCCACGAGGACGTCCACGAGATCGACTTCGCCTCGCTGTACCCGCGGATCATCTGCGAACACGACGTGAGCCCGGAGACGGTCGGCTGTGACTGCAGGGTCAGTAACGACGGTGGCCACCGCGTTCCGGAACTCGAGTACGACAGCTGCGGGGTCGACGCTTTCCTTCCCGCCGTCCTCGAGCCCCTCATTTCGGACCGGGCCGCGATCAAGCAGCGGCTCGAGGGGGATCTCCCCGACGACGAAGCCGCCCGGCTCCGCGCCGAGTCGGGCGCGATCAAGTGGGTGCTCGTCTCCTGTTTCGGCTATCAGGGATACCGAAACGCCAAGTTCGGCCGGATCGAGTGCCACGAGGCGATCAACGCCTACGCCCGCGAGATCGCGCTGACGGCGAAACGCCGCCTCGAGGACGCGGGCTGGCGGATCGTCCACGGGATCGTCGACAGCCTCTGGGTCACGCCGCGGGTCGACGACCCGGACCCCCTGTCGGACGTGATCGGCGAGGTTTCCGATACCGTGGGGATTCCCCTCGAGCACGACGGCAGCTACGAGTGGGTCTGTTTCGTCCCGCTGCGCGATTCGATCGAGGCCGCCGATGGCGGCGACACGCCGGGAAGTGCGGCCCCGTCGGCGGGCGCACTCACGAAGTACTTCGGCAAACGGACGGGCGGCGAGTACAAGTTCCGCGGGATCGAGCTGCGCCAGCGGAGCACGCCGGCGTTTATCGCGGAGAGCCAGCGCGCGTTCGTCGAGGCGCTGGACCGCGAACGCGACCCCGAGGCGGTCTGTGACGTGCTCGGCCGCCGACTGACAGACCTTCGCGAGGGTGCGGTTGAGCCGGCCGATCTCGAGATCACGAAACGCGTCTCGAAACGGCTCGCCGACTACAGCCAGCGGACCCATACCACGGCGGCACTCCGGCGATACGAGCGTCGCGGGATCGATCGCCATCCCGGCCAGTCCGTCGAGTACGTCGTCACCGACGACGACGCTCGCGGTCCCGAGCGCGTCCGGCTCGGCCTCGAGGAGCCACGAACGTACGACGCCGACTACTACGCGACGCTGCTCGTCCGGGCGTGCGAGAGCGTCGTGTCGCCGCTCGGCTGGGACGAACGCCGAATCCGGCGCTCGCTTCGCGACGGGCGGACGGTTCGGCTCTCGACGTTCGTCGAGTGA
- a CDS encoding bacterio-opsin activator domain-containing protein, translating into MSESDTQTGGDGDVAATEALQILLIEDNPGDARLIQEMLRDTEELAQRVHPGEATGQTPEISRETRLENGIDVIDSEPTDIVLLDLNLPDSEGVNTLERVHEAAAETPIVVLTGVRDQQVGVEAIQRGAQDFLVKDEVTSELLIRTIHHAIERAKQERERRQQREYLEALNRLNRIVHDITHAVITSETRADLEQQVCDRLAASDAYRFAWIGEVNPGSDRVVPKAAAGIEDGYLDEIDVTADESDEAGQGPSGTAIRTGQVQVMNDIQTNPDFEPWREQARARDYHASAAIPIVYEDLVYGVLNVYSSSSRAFDGPETGVLARIGEVVAHAVTAIERKDALVSDAVVELEFRIDEMAEPLVELTTTESCTIEFEQLVGGDEVLLAYGTARDVSQETFADAVDRTHGIDDVRFLSVRRDELEFELVAPAAVSLFETIATHGGHVASATITDGEFRFVVELPRGRDTRRMIELINTQRDDVTYLAQRTTERSERTGSSVPSVLEEELTEKQRAAIETAFFAGYFDWPRGSTGEEIAERLGIAPATFNQHLRTAERKFFTAVLGE; encoded by the coding sequence ATGAGCGAATCGGACACGCAGACCGGCGGCGACGGGGACGTGGCAGCCACCGAAGCGCTCCAGATCCTCCTCATCGAGGACAACCCGGGTGACGCCCGCCTGATTCAGGAGATGCTTCGGGACACCGAAGAGCTCGCGCAGCGAGTCCATCCCGGTGAGGCGACGGGGCAGACGCCGGAGATCTCCCGCGAAACTCGCCTCGAGAACGGGATCGACGTGATCGACTCCGAGCCGACCGACATCGTTCTCCTCGACCTGAATCTCCCCGACAGTGAGGGTGTCAATACGCTCGAGAGGGTCCACGAGGCGGCCGCGGAAACGCCGATCGTCGTCCTGACCGGGGTCCGCGACCAGCAGGTCGGCGTCGAGGCGATCCAGCGCGGTGCGCAGGACTTCCTCGTCAAAGACGAGGTGACGAGCGAACTGCTGATCCGGACGATCCACCACGCGATCGAGCGCGCCAAACAGGAGCGAGAGCGCCGCCAGCAACGCGAGTATCTCGAGGCGCTCAACCGACTCAACCGGATCGTGCACGATATCACCCACGCGGTGATCACGAGCGAAACGCGGGCGGACCTCGAACAGCAGGTCTGCGATCGCCTCGCCGCGTCCGACGCCTACCGGTTCGCGTGGATCGGCGAGGTCAACCCGGGGAGCGATCGCGTCGTCCCGAAGGCGGCGGCCGGTATCGAGGACGGCTACCTCGACGAGATCGACGTCACCGCCGACGAGAGTGACGAGGCCGGACAGGGGCCGTCGGGAACGGCGATCCGGACCGGACAGGTCCAGGTCATGAACGATATCCAGACGAACCCCGATTTCGAGCCGTGGCGAGAGCAGGCGCGTGCCAGAGACTACCACGCGTCGGCGGCGATCCCGATCGTCTACGAGGACCTCGTCTACGGCGTGTTGAACGTCTACTCGTCGTCGTCCCGAGCGTTCGACGGACCGGAAACCGGCGTCCTCGCTCGGATTGGGGAGGTCGTCGCGCACGCGGTCACGGCGATCGAACGCAAGGACGCGCTGGTCAGCGACGCCGTCGTCGAACTCGAGTTCCGCATCGACGAGATGGCCGAACCGCTGGTCGAGCTCACGACGACCGAATCGTGTACGATCGAGTTCGAGCAACTGGTCGGCGGCGACGAGGTGTTGCTCGCCTACGGCACTGCACGCGACGTCTCGCAGGAAACGTTTGCCGACGCCGTCGACCGGACCCACGGCATCGACGACGTTCGCTTCCTCTCGGTCAGACGGGACGAACTCGAGTTCGAACTCGTGGCCCCGGCGGCCGTCTCGTTGTTCGAGACGATCGCGACCCACGGCGGCCACGTCGCATCGGCGACGATCACCGACGGGGAGTTTCGATTCGTCGTCGAACTCCCGCGGGGCCGGGACACCCGCCGGATGATCGAACTCATCAACACCCAGCGCGACGACGTCACGTACCTCGCACAGCGGACCACCGAACGCAGCGAGCGCACCGGTTCGTCCGTGCCGTCCGTCCTCGAGGAGGAACTGACCGAGAAACAGCGAGCGGCGATCGAGACGGCTTTCTTCGCGGGCTACTTCGACTGGCCGCGGGGGAGTACCGGCGAGGAGATCGCGGAACGCCTCGGGATCGCGCCGGCGACGTTCAACCAGCACCTCCGGACGGCCGAGCGGAAGTTCTTCACCGCCGTACTCGGGGAGTGA